From Fusarium fujikuroi IMI 58289 draft genome, chromosome FFUJ_chr07, a single genomic window includes:
- a CDS encoding related to COPII coated vesicle component SEC24, translating into MADYAQYHALGHGEVIDPNDPDRTSQPSAQQFQPPIAPSPYQQQASPYGAPQYLGGQQAPPPMTGSPAPAPGYGYAPPQAQAPPGQAPPSQDATLAAQLGGMNLGDGHGTARRKKKDRHAYHTVEPTGSSQAFNGMPPQGTSATQFLDSVPGGPGFGGQFGSPQGTPQMQSQSQFSAPVNPAFGSGPVAGTPGVGEGLGTASVSTSGPKGVSPDDMPSVPASRDAIQQYYLKNVYPTFERHVPPPSTVSFVAYDQGNSSPKYTRLTLNNIPTTQDALQATGLSLGLLLQPLAPLQAGEAEIPILDFGEAGPPRCRRCRAYMNPFMMFRSGGNKFVCNLCAYPNDTPPEYFSATNPQGVRVDRDTRPELHRGTVEFVVPKEYWTREPVGLRWLFLIDVTQESYNKGYVEAFCEGIRVALYGGEDQELDENGEPKRRIPEGAKVGFVTYDKDIHFYNVNPALDQAQMMIMPDLEDPFVPLSEGLFVDPYESKDVITSLLTRLPDMFSTIKNPEPALLAALNSALAALEATGGKIVASCSALPTWGPGRLFMRDNGNHPGGEIDKKLYTTEHPAWKKVAEKMAASGVGADFFLAAPSGGYLDIATIGHVSSTTGGETFYYPNFIAARDSRKLSLEISHAVTRETGFQALMKVRCSNGLQVSGYHGNFIQHTFGADLEIGVIDADKAMGVSFSYDGKLDPKLDAHFQSALLYTTASGERRVRCSNVIASVTETSKESGAREQGIRECLKFVDQDAVIGMLAKEASTKLATTSSNLKDIRHWLSEKAIDVLACYRKHAAQQHPPGQLVMPERLKEYCMYLLGLLKCRALKGGVENSDRRVHEMRMLRSMGALELSLYLYPRMIPIHNLAPEEGFADPETGHLKMPPAIRTSFSRVEPGGVYLVDNGQQCLLWFHSQTSPNLISDLFGEDRDSLKSLDPYTSALPLLETHLNAQVRNIIEFLRTMRGSKGLTIQLARQGIDGAEFDFARMLVEDRNNEAQSYVDWLVHIHKGVQLELSGQRKKEGEEHTAASLSNFAGLRPSYW; encoded by the exons ATGGCCGACTACGCTCAGTACCATGCTCTTGGACATGGCGAGGTCATTGACCCCAATGATCCCGACCGAACATCTCAACCCTCTGCGCAACAGTTCCAACCGCCAATCGCTCCCTCACCTTACCAACAACAAGCATCACCATATGGAGCACCCCAATATCTCGGAGGCCAGCAAGCGCCTCCTCCTATGACTGGCTCACCTGCACCAGCTCCCGGATATGGTTATGCGCCtcctcaggctcaggctcctccaggtcaagctcctccGTCACAAGATGCTACACTGGCTGCTCAGCTTGGTGGAATGAACTTGGGAGATGGACACGGCACagcgagaaggaaaaagaaggatCGTCATGCATACCATACCGTTGAACCCACCGGCTCCTCACAAGCCTTCAATGGCATGCCCCCCCAGGGGACCTCGGCTACACAGTTCCTCGACAGCGTCCCTGGCGGTCCCGGTTTTGGAGGTCAATTTGGAAGCCCCCAGGGAACTCCTCAGATGCAAAGTCAGAGTCAATTTAGTGCGCCAGTTAACCCGGCTTTTGGTTCTGGTCCTGTTGCTGGAACACCCGGTGTCGGCGAGGGCCTCGGTACAGCCTCAGTGTCTACCAGCGGACCCAAGGGAGTGTCACCCGACGACATGCCCAGCGTACCGGCCTCGCGAGACGCTATCCAGCAGTACTACCTCAAGAACGTGTATCCCACCTTCGAACGACATGTTCCTCCCCCCTCGACCGTTTCGTTTGTTGCCTACGACCAGGGCAACTCGTCACCGAAGTACACTCGACTCACACTCAACAACATCCCAACTACTCAGGACGCTCTCCAGGCTACAGGCCTTTCTCTGGGACTCTTGCTGCAGCCGCTAGCTCCGCTACAGGCTGGAGAAGCCGAAATTCCCATCCTCGACTTTGGTGAAGCTGGACCCCCACGATGCAGACGATGCCGAGCTTATATGAACCCCTTTATGATGTTCCGCTCGGGTGGAAACAAGTTTGTCTGCAACCTCTGCGCATACCCCAATGACACTCCTCCCGAGTATTTCTCTGCAACCAACCCACAAGGTGTCCGAGTTGATCGTGACACTCGACCCGAGCTTCACCGAGGAACTGTAGAGTTTGTTGTGCCTAAAGAGTACTGGACCAGGGAGCCCGTAGGATTGCGATGGTTGTTCCTCATCGACGTAACCCAAGAATCTTACAACAAGGGTTATGTCGAGGCTTTCTGTGAGGGTATCCGTGTTGCTCTATATGGTGGTGAAGATCAAGAGTTGGATGAGAATGGAGAGCCAAAACGTAGGATACCAGAAGGTGCCAAGGTTGGATTCGTCACGTACGACAAAGACATTCACTTTTACAATGTCAAC CCTGCCCTGGATCAAGCtcagatgatgatcatgcCTGACCTTGAGGATCCCTTCGTACCCCTGAGTGAGGGACTCTTTGTCGACCCATATGAATCCAAGGATGTGATCACATCCCTGCTTACTAGGCTTCCGGATATGTTCTCTACCATCAAAAACCCCGAGCCCGCCCTTCTCGCCGCCCTGAACTCAGCGCTTGCCGCCCTCGAGGCGACGGGAGGCAAGATTGTGGCATCTTGCTCTGCGCTGCCAACTTGGGGTCCTGGTCGTCTCTTCATGCGTGACAATGGTAATCACCCTGGAGGTGAAATCGATAAGAAGCTCTACACAACTGAGCACCCGGCCTGGAAGAAGGTTGCCGAGAAGATGGCTGCTTCCGGTGTCGGTGCTGATTTCTTCCTTGCTGCTCCGTCTGGTGGTTATCTTGACATTGCGACTATTG GTCATGTTTCCTCAACCACTGGTGGAGAGACCTTTTATTACCCTAACTTCATCGCTGCGAGGGATAGCCGAAAGTTATCACTTGAGATCTCACATGCCGTGACTAGAGAGACTGGTTTCCAAGCTCTCATGAAGGTCCGATGCTCCAACGGTCTCCAAGTCTCGGGCTACCATGGCAACTTTATCCAACACACCTTTGGTGCAGACCTGGAAATTGGCGTCATTGATGCTGATAAGGCAATGGGTGTCAGCTTTAGTTACGATGGCAAGCTGGATCCCAAGCTTGATGCTCACTTCCAGTCTGCCCTCCTCTATACAACGGCTTCAGGCGAACGACGCGTGCGATGTTCAAATGTTATTGCTAGCGTTACGGAAACCTCCAAGGAATCAGGTGCCCGTGAACAGGGTATTCGTGAGTGCCTCAAGTTTGTTGATCAGGACGCTGTCATTGGTATGCTGGCCAAGGAAGCCAGCACGAAGTTGGCGACTACATCTAGTAATCTCAAGGATATCCGCCACTGGCTAAGTGAGAAGGCTATTGACGTTCTTGCTTGCTATCGAAAGCATGCCGCCCAACAGCATCCTCCAGGACAGCTTGTCATGCCTGAGCGATTAAAGGAGTACTGCATGTaccttcttggtctcctcaagTGCCGAGCACTCAAGGGAGGTGTCGAGAACTCAGACCGCAGAGTCCATGAGATGCGAATGCTTCGTTCTATGGGTGCTCTCGAGCTGAGCCTGTATCTGTACCCGCGAATGATTCCTATTCACAATCTCGCACCCGAAGAGGGCTTCGCCGACCCCGAGACAGGCCATTTGAAGATGCCACCTGCGATCCGCACATCATTCTCACGAGTTGAGCCTGGTGGCGTGTATTTGGTTGACAATGGCCAACAGTGCCTCCTTTGGTTCCACTCACAGACTTCTCCTAACCTCATTTCTGATCTGTTTGGAGAAGATAGGGACTCTCTCAAGAGTCTTGACCCCTACACATCAGCTCTACCACTGCTTGAGACTCACCTCAACGCTCAAGTCCGCAACATTATCGAGTTCCTCCGAACGATGCGTGGTTCAAAGGGTCTCACTATTCAGCTCGCTCGACAAGGCATTGACGGCGCCGAGTTTGACTTTGCCCGTATGCTCGTGGAAGATCGCAACAACGAGGCTCAGAGTTACGTGGATTGGCTGGTACACATTCACAAAGGTGTTCAGCTGGAG CTGAGCGGACAACGTAAGAAGGAGGGCGAGGAGCACACGGCGGCAAGCTTGTCAAACTTTGCAGGTTTAAGACCGTCTTATTGGTAG
- a CDS encoding related to HHO1-histone H1 protein: protein MPPKAAAAAPKKSGHASYQDMITDAIVNLKDRKGSSRQSLKKYVKANNTLNVTDNMFDSLFNKALKAGVDKGVFEQPKGPSGGTKLAKKQPEAKKPAAPKKPAAEKKEAAEKPAAKKPATKKAAAPKKAATEKKAAAPKKAAAEKKTTEKKADKAEKAEKPAPAKKPAAPKKAAATKKADKAEKPETALTKTKTGRVTKTTKAAPVKKTAAPKKAAPKKAAAKA, encoded by the exons ATGCCTCCCAAAGCCGCTGCCGCCGCTCCCAAGAAGTCTGGCCACGCCAGTTATCAG GACATGATCACTGATGCCATTGTCAAC CTCAAGGACCGAAAGGGCTCTAG CCGTCAatccttgaagaagtatgtcaaggccaacaacACTCTCAATGTCACCGACAACATGTTCGACtctctcttcaacaaggccTTGAAGGCTGGTGTCGACAAGGGTGTCTTTGAGCAGCCCAAGGGTCCCTCCGGTGGTaccaagctcgccaagaagcagcctGAGGCGAAGAAGCCCGCTGCTCCTAAGAagcctgctgctgagaagaaggaggccgctgagaagcctgctgccaagaagcctgCTACTAAGAAGGCCGCCGCccccaagaaggctgctaccgagaagaaggctgctgcccccaagaaggccgccgctgagaagaagacgaccgagaagaaggccgacaaggccgagaaggctgagaagcctgCTCCTGCCAAGAAGCCCGCCGCtcccaagaaggctgctgctaCCAAGAAG GCcgacaaggctgagaagcccgAGACCGCTCttacaaagacaaagacaggTCGCgtcaccaagaccaccaaggcAGCACCCGTAAAGAAGACTGCTGCACCTAAGAAGGCAGCACCCAAGAAGGCCGCTGCCAAGGCGTAA